In a genomic window of Hyalangium gracile:
- a CDS encoding AMP-binding protein encodes MLDVIQRLGEMEGQRGLNLVEDFLSPPTLLPYAEFPARVAAYAEHFRAQGIQRGEHVILPFETAEGAFFSLFGLMEVGAIPLSVKPYIFSTPRQSYREFLGRISERYQAHRVVDVPSLSGLELPLRRVPLPPAGAKREGVRLREVGPEELAFVQFSSGSTSFPKGVPITQRNLSANLRMITQHDGRKPEDCGAMWLPLYHDMGLIGLLTCLYTGVDVYVTQPATFLMDPLGFLEFMSERRATLSVIPNFAIDYALKTMRELEPEDLERLDLSALRTIYLGSEPINIPNLERFTELLVPRGLKRTVIKPCYGMAEAVLMVSCVGQEEAWRVVTAPSGQPAISVGRPLREFEVRLRTEDGRLCGERELGEIEIRGGSLAASYYQDERPLRNAEGYYPSGDLGFMQDGELFITGRINDRIKINGQSYFSSDFEQAVERLPFVRPGRSVVIQAEGRVVVLAEVSHAGVLEQRAQSQRQVCEKILEAVGVTVAQEDVLFIRYGQIQKTSSGKLQRRAITEAYQQGRVRIATPMELRADLLRMRAQRLFYGSLFEARKRGGRWIQSGREVLRRFSARS; translated from the coding sequence TCCCGGCGCGGGTGGCGGCGTACGCGGAGCACTTCCGGGCGCAAGGCATCCAGCGCGGCGAGCACGTCATCCTCCCGTTCGAGACCGCGGAGGGGGCGTTCTTCTCCCTCTTCGGGCTGATGGAGGTGGGGGCGATCCCGCTCTCGGTGAAGCCCTACATCTTCAGCACGCCCCGGCAGAGCTACCGCGAGTTCCTGGGGCGGATCTCCGAGCGGTACCAGGCGCACCGGGTGGTGGACGTTCCGAGCCTGAGCGGGCTGGAGCTGCCGCTGCGCCGGGTGCCGTTGCCGCCGGCCGGGGCGAAGCGGGAGGGTGTGCGCCTGCGGGAGGTGGGCCCGGAGGAGCTGGCCTTCGTGCAGTTCTCGTCGGGCTCGACGTCGTTCCCCAAGGGGGTGCCGATCACCCAGCGCAACCTGAGCGCGAACCTGAGGATGATCACCCAGCACGACGGCCGGAAGCCCGAGGACTGCGGGGCGATGTGGCTGCCGCTCTACCATGACATGGGGCTGATCGGCCTGCTGACCTGCCTGTACACGGGTGTGGATGTCTACGTGACGCAGCCAGCCACCTTCCTCATGGATCCGCTGGGCTTCCTGGAGTTCATGTCCGAGCGTCGGGCCACCCTCTCCGTCATCCCCAACTTCGCGATCGACTACGCGCTGAAGACGATGCGCGAGCTGGAGCCCGAGGATCTCGAGCGGCTGGACCTGTCGGCGCTGCGGACCATCTATCTGGGCAGCGAGCCCATCAACATCCCGAACCTGGAGCGCTTCACCGAGCTGCTCGTGCCTCGGGGGCTGAAGCGCACGGTCATCAAGCCCTGCTACGGCATGGCCGAGGCGGTGCTGATGGTCTCCTGCGTGGGGCAGGAAGAGGCGTGGCGTGTCGTCACCGCGCCCAGCGGACAGCCGGCGATCTCGGTGGGACGGCCCCTGCGGGAGTTCGAGGTGCGGCTGCGAACCGAGGACGGCCGTCTCTGTGGGGAGCGGGAGCTGGGGGAGATCGAGATCCGAGGGGGCAGCCTCGCGGCGTCGTACTACCAGGATGAGCGCCCGCTGCGGAACGCGGAGGGCTACTACCCCTCGGGCGATCTGGGCTTCATGCAGGACGGCGAGCTGTTCATCACCGGCCGCATCAACGATCGCATCAAGATCAACGGGCAGAGCTACTTCTCCAGTGACTTCGAGCAGGCCGTCGAGCGGCTCCCCTTCGTCCGCCCCGGCAGGTCCGTGGTCATCCAGGCCGAGGGGCGGGTGGTGGTGCTGGCCGAGGTCAGCCACGCGGGCGTGCTGGAGCAGCGGGCTCAGAGCCAGCGTCAGGTGTGCGAGAAGATCCTGGAGGCCGTGGGCGTCACGGTGGCGCAGGAGGACGTGCTCTTCATCCGCTACGGGCAGATCCAGAAGACGAGCAGCGGGAAGCTCCAGCGCCGCGCCATCACCGAGGCGTACCAGCAGGGACGCGTCCGCATCGCCACTCCGATGGAGCTGCGCGCGGACCTGCTGCGGATGCGCGCCCAGCGGCTCTTCTACGGCTCACTGTTCGAGGCTCGGAAGCGCGGCGGCCGGTGGATCCAGTCGGGCCGCGAGGTGCTGCGGCGGTTCTCGGCACGGTCCTGA